A stretch of the Alnus glutinosa chromosome 6, dhAlnGlut1.1, whole genome shotgun sequence genome encodes the following:
- the LOC133871286 gene encoding uncharacterized protein LOC133871286 isoform X1, with product MDAGKRKGYAWAVSAGLNAALAAISAKLFTSQFVRYGLVILFNVTMWGCYVNSLKALSSLQATGTNFATNFLSSGLAGLFLFKESLSFQWFAGALLIVIGVLVLSKSSIEKERIQ from the exons ATGGACGCTGGAAAGAGGAAGGGCTACGCGTGGGCAGTCTCAGCCGGACTTAACGCTGCTCTTGCTGCCATTTCCGCAAAGCTATTCACCTCTCAG TTTGTTAGATATGGCCTGGTGATATTATTCAATGTGACAATGTGGGGATGTTATGTAAACAGCCTTAAGGCTCTCTCATCTCTACAGGCTACCGGAACAAACTTCGCTACCAACTTCCTCTCTTCTGGTCTAGCTGGATTGTTCTTGTTCAAAGAATCGTTGTCATTTCAG TGGTTTGCAGGTGCTCTTCTCATTGTAATTGGCGTCCTCGTTCTTAGTAAGTCAAGTATTGAGAAGGAACGCATAcagtag
- the LOC133871286 gene encoding uncharacterized protein LOC133871286 isoform X2, which produces MDAGKRKGYAWAVSAGLNAALAAISAKLFTSQFVRYGLVILFNVTMWGCYVNSLKALSSLQATGTNFATNFLSSGLAGLFLFKESLSFQYLQLWIKLWKKM; this is translated from the exons ATGGACGCTGGAAAGAGGAAGGGCTACGCGTGGGCAGTCTCAGCCGGACTTAACGCTGCTCTTGCTGCCATTTCCGCAAAGCTATTCACCTCTCAG TTTGTTAGATATGGCCTGGTGATATTATTCAATGTGACAATGTGGGGATGTTATGTAAACAGCCTTAAGGCTCTCTCATCTCTACAGGCTACCGGAACAAACTTCGCTACCAACTTCCTCTCTTCTGGTCTAGCTGGATTGTTCTTGTTCAAAGAATCGTTGTCATTTCAG TATTTGCAATTGTGGATTAAATTATGGAAGAAAATGTGA
- the LOC133870673 gene encoding histone H3.3, translating into MARTKQTARKSTGGKAPRKQLATKAARKSAPTTGGVKKPHRYRPGTVALREIRKYQKSTELLIRKLPFQRLVREIAQDFKTDLRFQSHAVLALQEAAEAYLVGLFEDTNLCAIHAKRVTIMPKDIQLARRIRGERA; encoded by the exons ATGGCTCGTACAAAGCAGACTGCTCGCAAATCGACCGGTGGAAAGGCTCCGAGGAAGCAGCTTGCTACTAAG GCTGCAAGGAAATCGGCTCCCACAACAGGTGGAGTCAAGAAGCCTCATCGTTATCGCCCTGGAACTGTTGCCCTtcg TGAAATCCGCAAGTACCAAAAGAGTACCGAGCTTTTGATCCGCAAGTTGCCTTTTCAGCGCCTTGTTCGTGAAATTGCTCAAGACTTCAAG ACGGATTTGAGGTTCCAGAGCCATGCGGTTCTTGCACTTCAGGAGGCTGCTGAGGCTTACTTGGTGGGTCTCTTCGAGGACACCAACCTGTGCGCTATTCATGCCAAGAGGGTAACGATTATGCCCAAGGACATTCAGCTCGCTAGGAGGATCCGTGGCGAGCGTGCTTAA
- the LOC133870965 gene encoding protein BASIC PENTACYSTEINE6: MDDGAHRENGRHKADQYKAAQSQWLMQHQPTMKQILAIMAERDAAIQERNLALSEKKAAIAERDMAFLHRDTAIAERNNALLERDNAIATLQYRENSLTNGNMSPCPPGCQISRGVKHVHHPQQHIHHLPHKGEASYNAREMHTSDALAMSQVVSETAKSRRAKRTKETKGTSSDKKASRPPRKFKRESDDLNKMMFGKTHEWKGGQDMGDGGDDLNRQSGGSKSDWKGQDLGLNQVAFDESTMPAPLCSCTGMLRQCYKWGNGGWQSSCCTTTMSMYPLPAVPNKRHARVGGRKMSGSAFSKLLSRLAAEGHDLSNPVDLKDHWAKHGTNRYITIK; the protein is encoded by the exons ATGGATGATGGAGCGCATCGTGAAAATGGAAGACACAAAGCAGATCAGTACAAAGCAGCTCAGAGTCAG TGGTTGATGCAACATCAGCCAACGATGAAACAAATATTGGCCATTATGGCGGAAAGGGATGCAGCCATTCAAGAAAGAAATTTGGCCCTTTCTGAAAAAAAGGCAGCCATTGCAGAGAGGGACATGGCATTTCTGCATAGAGATACAGCAATTGCAGAACGAAATAATGCCCTATTGGAACGAGACAATGCCATTGCCACTCTTCAATACCGGGAAAACTCCTTGACCAATGGCAATATGTCGCCGTGCCCACCAGGATGCCAAATCTCACGTGGGGTGAAGCACGTGCACCACCCTCAGCAGCACATTCATCATTTACCCCACAAGGGCGAGGCTTCTTACAATGCAAGGGAAATGCACACAAGTGATGCCCTTGCAATGTCACAAGTTGTTTCTGAGACTGCAAAGTCACGACGGGCTAAACGAACGAAGGAGACCAAGGGAACGTCATCTGATAAGAAGGCTTCTAGACCTCCAAGGAAGTTTAAGAGGGAGAGTGATGACTTGAATAAGATGATGTTTGGCAAGACACATGAGTGGAAGGGTGGGCAGGATATGGGTGATGGAGGTGATGATCTGAACAGACAGTCAGGGGGTTCAAAATCTGATTGGAAGGGGCAGGACCTGGGGTTAAATCAGGTTGCATTTGATGAGTCTACCATGCCTGCACCATTATGCTCCTGCACTGGAATGCTAAGGCAGTGTTACAAATGGGGAAATGGGGGGTGGCAATCTTCATGCTGTACGACCACCATGTCAATGTATCCTCTACCAGCCGTGCCCAACAAGCGGCATGCCCGAGTAGGTGGACGAAAGATGAGTGGAAGTGCCTTTAGCAAGCTGCTTAGCCGCCTTGCAGCAGAAGGCCATGATCTCTCAAATCCTGTTGATCTGAAGGACCACTGGGCCAAGCATGGTACAAATCGCTACATCACAATTAAGTAG